A region from the Mya arenaria isolate MELC-2E11 chromosome 2, ASM2691426v1 genome encodes:
- the LOC128225240 gene encoding uncharacterized protein LOC128225240, with protein sequence MAESVRILWLVSLSFLGAARGMEHVEWFGRTDSQEVIDTHNELRRSIYNAANMRELTWNEGVATAAAEWGSRCEYVSRPDNQWGQNMNYFHSNDYHKPAIDLFRSSFHSWTNETMHYDYRRYRYCGSKNVCSYVQLIAADVQEVGCAVVRCPVLSLRAPNTSQTHTKLLVCFYTPWVNILGQEVFIPDKRCAACPEGTTCVDNLCSARFYQTGNTKILPTQNSPGVKIESISGTRDQSSQTSKDRNGNKEDRVRPQDRSRDRESRRRERKERRRQRQRGGDKTSTDRIIGSHNTFAVATSSAGSENRVHQELQHGGKNETFVVYTPNNRVVPFPGRDDRRNIRKIERYEAKAEGDLDRKQEKIVHTLELIATNITSVELAAHNDTLKSRRKRQVSIHDPRYMEWYDNVLRTRRREYERYLRDYENVIRERQERRWRYEQELRRREQHNNHVAELRRADHQTQYNGELRRRQERLQRERQRYEALALTANQGQLTGEEQFFIISAHNLLRKEAGVRDLAWSSHLERWAKYVIRCETEYPGPITCYTNFGKADQGEEIYNVVYEWGTEGGDLRKPLQYGCRTPADKSLCNHNTNMLQPSMDQMACASKACGSQRQLTCIYSSG encoded by the exons ATGGCGGAAAGTGTACGGATATTGTGGTTGGTGTCGTTGTCGTTCCTGGGGGCGGCGCGCGGAATGGAACACGTGGAGTGgttcggacggacggacagccAGGAGGTGATAGACACGCATAACGAGCTCCGCAGGTCCATCTATAATGCCGCCAACATGCGCGAACTA ACATGGAACGAGGGTGTGGCGACGGCAGCTGCGGAGTGGGGCTCACGGTGTGAGTACGTCAGTCGCCCGGACAACCAGTGGGGCCAGAACATGAACTATTTCCATAGCAACGACTATCACAAGCCCGCCATCGACCTGTTCCGGAGTAGTTTCCACTCATGGACGAACGAGACAATGCACTACGACTACCGGCGGTACCGCTACTGTGGCAGCAAGAACGTCTGCTCCTACGTCCAG TTGATTGCTGCGGACGTGCAGGAGGTTGGCTGTGCTGTGGTCCGCTGTCCCGTCCTGTCCCTCCGCGCCCCCAACACCTCACAGACGCACACTAAGCTGCTCGTATGTTTCTACACGCCGTG GGTGAACATTCTTGGCCAGGAAGTTTTCATCCCGGACAAGAGATGTGCCGCCTGTCCAGAGGGTACCACGTGTGTAGACAATCTCTGCTCAG cCAGATTCTATCAGACTGGTAACACCAAGATACTTCCAACCCAGAATTCCCCGGGAGTGAAAATTGAATCCATATCAG GAACGCGAGATCAAAGTTCCCAGACATCAAAAGACCGCAATGGAAATAAGGAGGACCGTGTGCGTCCACAGGACAGGTCACGTGACCGGGAATCGCGGAGACGGGAGCGTAAGGAGCGTCGACGACAGcgccagagagggggagacaaaACGTCCACAGACAGAATAATCGGAAGTCATAACACATTCGC AGTTGCCACGAGCTCCGCCGGAAGTGAGAACCGCGTCCATCAGGAGTTGCAACACGGCGGGAAGAACGAGACTTTCGTGGTGTACACGCCCAACAACCGCGTCGTCCCCTTCCCAG GTCGCGATGACCGGCGGAACATTCGAAAGATCGAACGGTACGAAGCGAAGGCGGAAGGCGACCTTGACCGGAAGCAGGAGAAGATCGTGCATACGCTAGAACTCATCGCCACCAACATCACTTCCGTTGAGCTGGCCGCCCACAACGACACCCTCAAGTCGAGAA GAAAGCGTCAGGTATCAATACACGATCCCAGATACATGGAGTGGTACGACAACGTTTTGCGTACGCGTCGACGTGAGTACGAACGTTACTTGCGGGATTACGAAAATGTAATACGTGAACGTCAGGAGCGACGTTGGCGGTACGAACAAGAACTACGGCGACGTGAGCAGCACAACAATCACGTGGCAGAACTCCGTAGAGCGGATCATCAAACACAGTATAACGGGGAATTACGTCGTCGTCAAGAACGTTTGCAGCGTGAACGTCAGCGGTACGAGGCTCTGGCGCTAACGGCAAACCAAG GTCAGCTGACGGGAGAGGAGCAGTTTTTCATCATTTCGGCCCACAACTTGCTGCGTAAGGAAGCCGGTGTACGCGATTTG GCGTGGAGCAGCCACCTGGAGCGTTGGGCGAAGTACGTGATCCGGTGTGAGACCGAGTACCCGGGCCCCATTACCTGCTACACTAACTTCGGCAAGGCAGATCAG GGCGAGGAGATCTACAACGTGGTGTACGAGTGGGGAACGGAAGGGGGCGACCTCAGGAAGCCCCTCCAATACGGCTGCCGTACACCCGCCGACAAGAGCCTCTGCAACCACAACACTAAC ATGCTACAGCCGTCCATGGACCAGATGGCCTGCGCGTCCAAAGCTTGCGGGTCCCAGCGGCAACTGACCTGTATTTACAGCTCCGGCTAA
- the LOC128215454 gene encoding serine/arginine repetitive matrix protein 5-like, which yields MERSVKLQCTGVTALERCEKLQFTGVIALERSVKLQFTGVTALERSVKLQFTGVTALERSVKLQFIEVTALKRSVKLQFTGVTALERSVKLQFTGVTALERSVKLQSTGVTALERSVKLYDDDRRDKRSRSRGRDKYKQSPPRRGKSPKYDDRRDRDRTPPYRDRGRSSTHRGRDRTPSRRDRERERTPDRYRDNTPPRREYERRDRDREQTPPRRDNERKNDRRDATKARRDPTPRRDPTPRNDDLFSPAPASTPAPPRQAAPPVNDPWRNKPPRNSPDSDTDDERR from the exons ATGGAACGATCAGTTAAACTTCAGTGCACTGGGGTTACTGCCTTGGAACGATGTGAGAAACTGCAGTTCACTGGGGTTATTGCCTTGGAACGATCAGTGAAACTGCAGTTCACTGGGGTTACGGCCTTGGAGCGATCAGTGAAACTGCAGTTCACTGGGGTTACGGCCTTGGAGCGATCAGTTAAACTGCAGTTCATTGAGGTTACGGCCTTGAAACGATCAGTTAAACTTCAGTTCACTGGGGTAACGGCCTTGGAACGATCAGTTAAACTGCAATTCACTGGGGTTACGGCCTTGGAACGATCAGTGAAACTGCAGTCAACTGGGGTTACGGCCTTGGAACGATCAGTGAAGCTATA CGACGACGACCGCCGTGATAAACGTAGCCGCAGTCGTGGACGTGACAAGTACAAGCAGAGTCCCCCACGCCGCGGGAAATCACCGAAGTACGACGACAGACGAGACCGTGACCGTACACCGCCCTACAGAGACAGAGGGCGCTCATCAACACATCGGGGTAGGGATAGGACTCCATCGAGACGGGATCGGGAAAGGGAACGCACACCGGATCGTTACCGAGACAACACTCCGCCGCGGCGTGAGTATGAACGTCGTGACAGAGATCGTGAACAAACTCCGCCGCGTAGAGATAACGAGCGTAAAAATGACCGTCGTGATGCCACTAAAGCACGACGGGACCCTACTCCACGCAGAGACCCCACTCCAAGGAACGACGACTTATTCTCCCCTGCGCCCGCTAGTACTCCAGCACCTCCTAGACAGGCGGCGCCACCGGTCAACGATCCCTGGAGGAACAAACCACCGCGCAACTCGCCCGACTCAGACACCGACGACGAACGGCGATAA